The genomic interval atatttaaggaGTTAACCTctttcaacaaatattttttttttatatatttatcatacATCAAACTCAtgcctatatatatatttaaaaaagtttgttATTTGACAATTGTGTTACACCTTATTAACTAAATaagattaatattaattcctattaaATAAAGTCTGTCTTtcatgtttatattttataaccCTACGTATTATGTCCATGTTAAATAGAAGTTGGTTTCATGTATGTATTGTTAATAAAAAGTTTATAGGTAATATATAACTATAATATGTATTATTAATATAGAAAATTGCATTTCAATAGATATACTGAAAagcatatatgtatatatatatatatcttgtttgattgtgttttactttttagtttttaaaaattattttataaataaattttagaaaattgtttttaaaaagaaaatttaaaaaaaaaatcattttgacaactgctatttttaaaatagattttgactaaatagttaaaaaaactgaaaaataaaaagtaaaacactatttatttgttttatttttttagttttaaaaagtataatatttaaaataattttttaaaatagtttttaaaatcttaaattttaaattactaaaatagaatttttaaaatgtgaatCAAATAAATCCATAATATATTGATGACAACAGCCAATTAAAACCAATCTCATCTGTTGAGATATACCATATATNNNNNNNNNNNNNNNNNNNNNNNNNNNNNNNNNNNNNNNNNNNNNNNNNNNNNNNNNNNNNNNNNNNNNNNNNNNNNNNNNNNNNNNNNNNNNNNNNNNNNNNNNNNNNNNNNNNNNNNNNNNNNNNNNNNNNNNNNNNNNNNNNNNNNNNNNNNNNNNNNNNNNNNNNNNNNNNNNNNNNNNNNNNNNNNNNNNNNNNNNNNNNNNNNNNNNNNNNNNNNNNNNNNNNNNNNNNNNNNNNNNNNNNNNNNNNNNNNNNNNNNNNNNNNNNNNNNNNNNNNNNNNNNNNNNNNNNNNNNNNNNNNNNNNNNNNNNNNNNNNNNNNNNNNNNNNNNNNNNNNNNNNNNNNNNNNNNNNNNNNNNNNNNNNNNNNNNNNNNNNNNNNNNNNNNNNNNNNNNNNNNNNNatatatatatatattattgattttttttagtgtttgtCTCTATCAGCTCCCACACTTGTTGGTACTTGAGACTGTTACACATTTCATTTCCaagttattaaaattgatatacTTTCACAATTTCATTATTAAGGAAACAGAGGTGTGGGTCTAAATGTATGAGCTTTCTATCTTTTAAACTTCTCTAGAGTAAACACAACCAAAAAAAGTAAGTACCTGCAATTAATTAATACCAAAcaatatgaaataataaaagGTATTTGCACAAAATTCACCTAAGCTTTTTTATCAACGGAAGAAACAATGCCTAGGTAAGGAAATAGATATGTGTTAGACTTAGACATGTGCTCTTCATAATGCTATTTCAGAAAAATTAAAACCAAgcattattataataataagataGTGAATATTAAACTCCAATAATTTGATATAGtggtaaaaaaaacatattaaatttatatttgatctAGCTAATACTATTGgagataaacaaataaaaataatttttaaaatatttaataaattttaagattttctCTATTTTGGATTGCAGCCCATTTTTTCactctaaataaaaataaaaataaagaaatagagAATTTTATAGTATTGACTATTGAGTAAATGCAGTCTGCCAAACATCAACTAACCATATACTCTTCCCACCTGCTAATATTTACTTCAGTCTGTGTATGAACTGTTTTATATAATTCTCTACTAGCTCAACACTTCACAACACCACTTCAAAATCTTCACTCTCTTTCTTCTAAGAAGCTAGAAAAGATGGAGAGGAAAATAAGCTATGTTTCATTTTCCATGTTTGCTTTGCTTGTTGGACTTCTTTCTCAGAACCTTGTGGTTTCTGTGATGTCCACAACTGTTGAAGATCAGAAAAACTTCTACACTACAGATCCACATTCAGGAAATCCTTCAGCTGGTTTCACTGATTCTCTATGTAATTATCTAACGTTGTGGAATTTATATTTCTCCAATATTTATGCTAAGCATTGTTTGATATTTTAGCATAGTACTTCGTTcgactttatttatatatacatcaactttctttgatctatttttacTGATAAATAAAGTTAAAGAGAGTAAGTATtaagattgttttaaaataaaattgaaagtgCAAAAACAACGCTATGAACAACTGTCATCTCAACTATGTTGACACCTGCTGGCATCTGTTCAGCTAAAAGTTcatagaaaatttatattttattaacaagGAAAAATGTTAATAGCAGGATGGAACCCTAAACCTCATTTTGAAAACTTGATTGATGTGTTTAATTTAATGCAGGTCCACATAGGAGTTCTCCTCCCTCATCTCATGGAAGCTCATCACCACCTTCACATGGAAATGGTGGAGGTTATTACAATCCAACACCATCAACACCACCCAGTAGAAACTGTGGATCATCACCATCACCACCACCACATGATCCTTCAACTCCATCAACACCATCACATAATCCAACACCATCAAACCCTCCATCAAGAGGTGGATACTATAACTCTCCACCATCAAGTGGTAGCCCTCCAACTCTAACTCCACCATCTGATCCATCCACACCAATTGATCCAGGCACTCCTACAATTCCCTCACCACCTTTCTTTCCTTCCTCATCTCCCTTCACTGGAACATGCAAGTAAGTTTCTTTCACACATTAATGTTAATGTTACCtactatttaatatatgtttcaAATAACATGATatattgttgttattgttaGAAAAAGAAAGCTACATTTAATTTTAGTATAGCTAGAGACAAGAGTTGTGTCTCTCTTTCTCTATAAAAAGTACATTtattaattcttattttaaaacattaaagaatccaattttttttgtcttaaaaagtttgttatattattattttaaatgaccTTTATACCCTTTCATATTTAATAGAAATGCAATTAATCCTCCTATTAAAAGATATTAGTGTCAAGTTGGacaattcaaaaacaaatattatatgaGGAACATccacataaaatatatatatgaccACATTCATATGAACTTGTTATGTGATTTTTCAGCTACTGGAGGAGTCATCCAGGAATCATATGGGGAATTCTTGGTTGGTGGGGAACAACAGGAAATGCATTTGGAATAACTAACAGTGTTCCAGGTTTTAGTCCTGGTCTAACCTTACCACAAGCACTTTCCAACACAAGAACTGATGGACTAGGAGAACTCTACAGAGAAGGCACTGCTTCATTTCTCAATTCCTTAGTCAACCACAAGTTCCCTTACACAACTGACCAAGTCAGGGAGAGGTTTGCATCATCACTTCACTCCAACAAGGCTGCAGCAACACAAGCTCACCTTTTCAAGATGGCCAATGAAGGGAAAATGAAGCCTAGAACATgaaa from Cicer arietinum cultivar CDC Frontier isolate Library 1 chromosome 5, Cicar.CDCFrontier_v2.0, whole genome shotgun sequence carries:
- the LOC101494556 gene encoding protodermal factor 1, with amino-acid sequence MERKISYVSFSMFALLVGLLSQNLVVSVMSTTVEDQKNFYTTDPHSGNPSAGFTDSLCPHRSSPPSSHGSSSPPSHGNGGGYYNPTPSTPPSRNCGSSPSPPPHDPSTPSTPSHNPTPSNPPSRGGYYNSPPSSGSPPTLTPPSDPSTPIDPGTPTIPSPPFFPSSSPFTGTCNYWRSHPGIIWGILGWWGTTGNAFGITNSVPGFSPGLTLPQALSNTRTDGLGELYREGTASFLNSLVNHKFPYTTDQVRERFASSLHSNKAAATQAHLFKMANEGKMKPRT